One Candidatus Paceibacterota bacterium genomic region harbors:
- a CDS encoding VTT domain-containing protein, whose protein sequence is MFNIPKLIAAIGYFGIGGIIFAESGLFFGFFLPGDSLLFTAGFLASQNLLNIWALLILTFVCAVLGDQVGYWFGRKAGPKIFTKEESIFFHKDHITRTQDYFAIHGKKTIILARFIPIIRTFAPIMAGVGNMEYSTFLSYNIIGGFGWTFGLTLAGYFLGSVIPDVDKYLLPIITVIIILSVLPAIKHFIVDGRRTKEK, encoded by the coding sequence ATGTTCAACATTCCTAAACTTATCGCCGCTATCGGATACTTCGGTATCGGCGGGATTATCTTCGCCGAGTCGGGACTATTCTTCGGGTTCTTCTTGCCCGGTGACAGCCTGCTCTTTACCGCCGGATTCTTGGCCTCGCAGAACTTACTGAACATTTGGGCTCTCTTAATACTAACGTTCGTCTGTGCAGTACTTGGCGATCAGGTCGGATACTGGTTTGGCCGAAAGGCGGGGCCGAAGATATTTACAAAAGAAGAGTCTATCTTCTTTCATAAAGACCACATTACGCGCACGCAAGACTACTTTGCTATCCACGGCAAGAAGACAATAATCCTCGCTCGCTTCATCCCCATAATCCGCACATTCGCACCGATAATGGCAGGGGTCGGCAATATGGAATATTCGACATTTCTCTCATACAATATTATTGGTGGATTCGGTTGGACATTCGGCCTCACCCTCGCTGGGTACTTCCTTGGTAGTGTTATCCCGGACGTGGATAAATATCTACTGCCGATAATCACTGTCATTATTATATTATCGGTATTACCAGCAATTAAGCACTTCATCGTTGATGGCAGAAGAACGAAAGAAAAATAA
- a CDS encoding SHOCT domain-containing protein, which produces MNYSNFGTMGFGWVVSLIGTLWIILLIAAMIALIKYLMGEISDTNRKHRSPMEMVKERYAKGDIDKKEFDTLRKDLK; this is translated from the coding sequence ATGAACTATTCGAATTTTGGAACTATGGGATTCGGTTGGGTCGTGAGCCTAATTGGCACACTCTGGATTATACTTTTAATAGCAGCGATGATCGCCCTGATTAAATATCTTATGGGCGAGATTTCCGACACCAACCGCAAGCACCGTTCACCGATGGAAATGGTCAAGGAGCGTTATGCCAAGGGCGACATCGACAAGAAGGAATTCGACACCTTGCGCAAAGACCTGAAATAA
- a CDS encoding class I SAM-dependent methyltransferase translates to MDKKDTSWENVAVWYDSHLHSSDTYQEQVILPKLTELLMLAPDDTLLDLACGQGYFSHALLPFVGHVIGVDMSESLIDFARKATQIKDLERIEFHVSESHKLAMLADASVDKIIIVLALQNIRELETTLQECARVLRPSGSLHIVLNHPMFRIPKYSDWRYDTAKKAQVREVWRYYSEFSSSIIMNPGAKKDKQTTVSFHRPLASFIKAGAKAGFLLSNLEEWASNKESEPGPKAQLENIARKEIPLFMYLQLQKK, encoded by the coding sequence ATGGACAAGAAGGATACAAGCTGGGAGAATGTGGCTGTCTGGTACGACAGCCACTTGCATTCATCAGACACTTATCAGGAGCAGGTTATTTTACCTAAACTTACGGAGCTACTAATGCTTGCACCGGATGACACTTTGCTTGATTTAGCTTGCGGTCAGGGTTATTTTTCTCACGCGCTACTCCCCTTTGTCGGACACGTTATCGGTGTAGATATGTCAGAGTCATTAATAGATTTTGCGCGCAAAGCTACACAGATCAAGGATCTCGAACGCATAGAATTCCATGTGAGCGAATCGCACAAGCTTGCCATGCTTGCCGACGCGAGCGTGGATAAAATTATCATAGTACTTGCTCTGCAAAATATCAGGGAGCTGGAAACGACGTTGCAAGAATGCGCCCGCGTTCTTAGGCCGTCCGGTAGTCTGCACATCGTCCTTAATCATCCTATGTTCAGAATTCCCAAATACAGCGACTGGCGCTACGACACAGCCAAGAAGGCGCAAGTACGCGAGGTGTGGCGTTATTATTCTGAATTCAGCTCGTCTATTATTATGAACCCCGGAGCGAAGAAGGATAAACAAACGACGGTATCGTTTCATCGACCGCTTGCATCATTTATAAAAGCCGGAGCAAAGGCGGGATTCTTGTTGTCGAATCTGGAAGAATGGGCTTCTAATAAAGAGAGTGAACCGGGTCCGAAAGCCCAACTCGAGAACATTGCCCGCAAGGAGATACCGCTCTTTATGTATTTGCAATTACAGAAGAAATAA
- a CDS encoding PD-(D/E)XK nuclease family protein has protein sequence MSKYYSGKRSRNIYESDSKTPFRLSRSKIDLFLNCKRCFYLDRKLGVGQPPGYPFSLNSAVDTLLKKEFDIHRAAHTPHPMMSAYGLDAIPFHHEKMDEWRDALRGGITYTDPETNFYVTGGVDDVWRHAPEGQLIIVDYKATSKTSEVSLDADWQIGYKRQMEVYQWLFRMNGFDVSETGYFVYCNGDTDKEAFDGKLEFNIKLIPYKGDPSWIPQTLKDIKSCLESADLPDSSPDCDYCLYRKLTKEYER, from the coding sequence ATGTCTAAATACTATTCAGGCAAACGCAGTAGAAATATTTATGAATCCGACTCGAAGACACCGTTCCGTTTGAGCCGTTCTAAAATAGATTTATTTTTAAACTGTAAGCGCTGTTTCTATCTAGACAGAAAGCTTGGCGTTGGTCAACCGCCCGGATACCCTTTCAGTCTTAACTCTGCCGTTGATACTTTATTAAAAAAAGAATTTGATATTCACCGTGCCGCACATACGCCACATCCGATGATGTCGGCTTACGGCTTGGATGCTATTCCATTTCATCATGAGAAGATGGATGAGTGGCGCGACGCGCTACGCGGAGGCATTACATATACTGATCCGGAAACTAACTTCTATGTCACAGGCGGAGTTGATGATGTCTGGCGTCATGCACCGGAAGGCCAGCTCATAATAGTAGACTATAAGGCCACGTCTAAGACGTCTGAAGTATCGTTGGATGCCGACTGGCAGATCGGTTACAAACGCCAAATGGAAGTGTACCAATGGCTCTTCCGTATGAACGGCTTCGATGTATCCGAAACAGGCTACTTCGTCTACTGCAACGGCGATACCGACAAAGAAGCCTTCGACGGTAAACTTGAGTTCAATATCAAGCTCATTCCATATAAAGGCGACCCGAGCTGGATACCTCAAACGCTCAAAGATATCAAATCGTGTCTCGAATCCGCAGATTTGCCAGATTCGAGTCCTGATTGCGACTATTGTCTATATAGAAAGCTAACTAAAGAATATGAAAGGTAA